The DNA segment AGCCGCGTCTTGTCCCGGCATCACGATCAAAACGTCAACTTCCAATGTGAGGTTGTAACCGCTCCATCTGACACCGTGACGAGACCAGTTCTACGTCGAAAGATATCAGAATTGTTCGGACAGCCAGCTGACGTAGCCTTCCTGCACTTTTCCGGACATGGTACTGTGAATGGGCTTGGTGGCTACCTCGTCACGCCGGACTATTGCCAATATGACGTAGGAATTGCCATGGCGGAGGTGCTGGCCTTAGCAAACCAGTCACCTGTAACAGACATATTTATCACGCTGGATTGCTGCCACAGTGGTGCCTTCGGTACTTTGCCAGCCGTTAGTGACGATAAAATTGTACTGGCCGACGGGGTATCAGTAATCACCGCAACACGAACTAACCAAGAAGCTCTAGAGGAAGAAGGTGGTGGTGTATTTACGTCGCTTCTAGTTGAGGCACTCGAGGGAGGGGCGGCCGGACTTTGCGGCGAGGTGTCGGCGGCGAGCATTTATGCTTACATTGACAATGCTCTTGGTGCATGGGATCAACGTCCCTTGTTCAAGGCAAATGTGTCTCGTTTCGTAAAGCTTCGTCAGGCGGAGCCCCGCTTACATCCTAGTCTTATCCGAATAATACCTGAATGTTTTCCGCTCCCAGCAGAACTACTGCCACTATCGCCGGAATATGAACCAGAAGCAAATCCTCACGACGAATGTAAAGAGAAGATATTCGGATACTTACAGAAATTCCGAGACGCCGGTCTTGTCAAGCCAGTCGGGGCGGAGCACTTATACCACGCAGCGATGCAAAACAAAGCGTGCCAACTGACGACCTTAGGCAGATACTACTGGCGCCTAGTGCATGAAAAGAAGATCTAGTCAGCGAAATCTGGCAGTTCTTGGGTAGTCTATTCATTAGGGCTTGTTGAAAAAGCGTTGATTTTCGGTAATGCGGATGAAAGCGGTAAGACTCTTTCAAGTAGGCAACCTTAATGGTATTCAGTTGACGAACTTGGCGGTCAACCTGCGGGCTATTCAAGATCATTTCACTTTTGAAGTGCATCCGGAGATTCTGGAGCCGCCCTCTGACGGGCAATTAGCTTCGGGAGCCTACTCAGAAGAGTTGCTATTGGAGTTCATCAAGGATCGAATGAGATCCGCCACCAGCACAGGATACCCTATCGGGATATGCGAACTTGCTCTTGGCAATGAGGAGCTTTTTCAATGCTCTGACGCAGACGGTGCAATCATCTCTATCCACAACTGGAGGCAGAAAGTCACTGGGGATGTCGATCGCTGCCTACAGTTCATTATCGCAGCTTGTCTTCTGGATTTATATAAGGAGATGCCGGTTCATGCCATTGCCGACGTTCGGGCGTGCCCTAGCGATTATTGTGACGATCTTGCGGATCTAAAAATCGGATTTCGGCAATCAATGTTCTGTTCGGAATGTCGGCGGCTCATCATATCGAAACTTGGCATGGATATTCCGCTGGCCGCTTGGGTGGCTGTGCAACGGATTCTGGACAATGCTGCGAACAGGCCGTACTGCTGTATCCTAAGTCCTTTTGGGGATGAACTCAAGGAGATTAATGCCTGCATAAGACAGGTCGCGGCCGAAAAGAACTATCTTTGCGAACGAGCCGATGATATCCCTGGGTCTCGTGATATACTGGAAGTAGTGAAGGAAATGGTTGGAAGGGCTGAGCTCATTATTGCAGTATTGACAAAGGCCAATCCTAATGTTCTGTTTGAAGTAGGCTATATCTACGGCATAAAAAAAGAAGAGCGAGTAGTCTTACTGTTGCAGAGGGGTGACGAAATTCCGCTCTATTTCAAGGCGCGTCAAGTGCTGCTTTATGACCCGGTCGTTGATGTATGTGAGCGACTGGGAGGTGCACTGCGGTCATATTTCTGAGAGCATAGTACCTGTGTTGAGGTTTAGGCCGAAATGCCCCTACGCGGAATCGTTTAACGACGCAGTAATCCAATGTCCCATTTCAATGAATGGAGGTTATATGTCATTGCTGAAATTTAGGGCCTTTATGAGTTGCAGTCGCGCTCCGGAAGACAAGTCCATAGTCGAGTTTTTTCGATCTTACTGTGAGTCTTTTGGCTTCGAAGTGCTTATTTACGACTGGCAGGAGCCTGTCCCGCTTGACGACGGGGTCAAGAGTCAGATCACCAGTGCAGACTGCGTTATAGCAGTTGCAACCCGCAAGGACCGTTTGGATTCTGGTGAGTGGTTCTGCTCGGATTGGATTCAGCATGAGGTTGTCTTTGCCAGTGCGATTTGCAAGCCGGTTGTAATCTTTGCCGAACAGGGAGTAAAGGTCGGAGGCCTCTTAGACCGACACGAAAGATATCAGCCTTTCTCCAGAGAACCTATGGAATTGCTTAAACAGACGCCCTACTTCAACAAGTTTCTTATGGCTCTGACTAGACAACTTGAAAGCCAGGCCGTGTATGTCGACGACCCGTCACCTAGCGTTTACCTTAAATCGATCAAGAGTCGGGATGAGTTGGTCTCCCGTGATATATGGACAACTACGTGCGAAATTGAGTTGCAGTCACTGGTCAACGGCCTGAGCCAGTCCGATGAAGGATTTGGAGATGTGGATTGGCTGCGCTTCCCCTATGAGGCGATACGCGACATTGAGTTTTCGGTCCTACAGGCACCACAAGGGACCAACATGAGGCTTGACCACGAGCGTAGTAAGGAGGATCCCAATGTTTGGCGGGTATTGTATGAACCGCCGCTTCAAATCGGCCAGCAGGTGCAGTATGCCTATCGCTATGTAGCAGAGCGCATTCGGCCTTACACTCTTGAAGAGGCACAGGCCGCCATGGAGGCGAAAGAGTCTTGGTGCGATTCGCCCCAGTGCACTGTGAACTGGGATATGCTCGTTTCCACAGGACACCTCATTTCCGAGGTGGTCTTCCCGCCGAAATACAAAATTCACAACCCAGAATGTCTGGTGGAAACTCTTGATACACATCAACCTGTGATAAGCGAACTGGACAGGATCCGAGAGGTTGATGGGTTCAAGATTCAACGATTTTATGACAAGTACACTCTTGTGTTATCGGTCCCGAAGCCGCGGATAGGGTTGAGGTACATGTTGACTTGGCGACCACCTTCCGAGGCCGAATTGGAACGCTAACGATCGCTTTTGCGTTCCCACCCACGGCACCCGGCAGAATAGGCGAAGATCAACGCCAACGATGCTCTTGGGTTCCCCACTCGCTTGGGGTCTGTTAAAAGAAAGTGCATCTCTGGTATTTGTTCCGGTGGGCGCGCCCTTCGGGTGGGTTTCAAGTTGGTGATGATGTTTGACCCCAAATAGACCAAAGATTCCACTTAAAAGGCGGGGCACAGGAGCGACGGCGGCATCAGGGCAATTAAACCTCCAAGGCAGGACCGCGCACAATTGTAGTTTCGTCGAATCGGGTCCTTCCCTACGAGGAATCTTGCCGGGGGGCTCGCAATTGTATTTTTGAACGCCAACCTACTGAGACTGGATTCCTGCCTGCGCAGGAATGACTCAACGTCGGACCGTTGAGTTCACGAAGACTTTCGCGGGAATGGCTCAACGTTGGTTCGTTAGATCGGGGGGCGGGGCAAATAGAGCCGGGTATTTGAAACAAGGTCGCGTTTCCTGCGTATTGCAGTGGTAGCAATGACGAATTCACTATATACATCTGATCTCAACAGAAAAGCCCGACTTGCGGGTGTACTTTACTTACTGGTAGTGCTTACAGGTATATTTTGCCTCATCTATGTTCCCGGCAAAACGATCGTTCAGGGAAATCCCACTGAGACAGCGACACGCATCCTTGCCAACGAGACTCTCTATCGAATTGACCTGGTGGTAGGGCT comes from the Candidatus Zixiibacteriota bacterium genome and includes:
- a CDS encoding caspase family protein, translated to MRRALIIGVDKYPTNPLRGCVNDAQRLSRVLSRHHDQNVNFQCEVVTAPSDTVTRPVLRRKISELFGQPADVAFLHFSGHGTVNGLGGYLVTPDYCQYDVGIAMAEVLALANQSPVTDIFITLDCCHSGAFGTLPAVSDDKIVLADGVSVITATRTNQEALEEEGGGVFTSLLVEALEGGAAGLCGEVSAASIYAYIDNALGAWDQRPLFKANVSRFVKLRQAEPRLHPSLIRIIPECFPLPAELLPLSPEYEPEANPHDECKEKIFGYLQKFRDAGLVKPVGAEHLYHAAMQNKACQLTTLGRYYWRLVHEKKI